A part of Helicobacter himalayensis genomic DNA contains:
- a CDS encoding type II restriction enzyme encodes MSKNNESWQKIYDDLKMYQHDFNKEPFLLKAGQIKKCVKDFHKVSQKEVRILCKQDSREDRPQIFIDNELFILPIKNGEYIICKGEGYVDIPDIQTQCETYISKLDFELKSAKVGNSQMQHLDFAYASSLIRTFLNDESLVLSIRGRKYTPEFSFDTQYYKNIKVVSVQTEVDSGFEGRDKVVLIEAKKYSNKKYHHTTTLLSAKTMEYSYSKTSNNVIFEKRGGEFLIWEFEFKDINNYNSICLKASAKYRITHTK; translated from the coding sequence ATGAGTAAAAATAATGAAAGCTGGCAAAAAATCTATGATGATTTAAAAATGTATCAACACGATTTTAATAAAGAACCCTTTTTATTAAAGGCAGGACAAATTAAGAAATGCGTAAAAGACTTTCACAAAGTCTCGCAAAAAGAAGTGCGTATTTTATGCAAGCAAGATAGTAGAGAGGATAGACCACAGATTTTTATTGATAACGAACTTTTTATTTTGCCTATCAAAAATGGGGAATATATTATCTGCAAAGGCGAGGGTTATGTTGATATTCCAGACATTCAAACACAATGCGAAACCTATATAAGCAAATTAGATTTTGAGCTAAAAAGTGCAAAAGTTGGAAACTCTCAAATGCAACATTTAGATTTTGCTTATGCTTCGTCTCTTATAAGGACATTTTTAAATGATGAAAGCTTGGTTTTAAGCATACGAGGTCGGAAATACACGCCGGAATTTTCTTTTGATACACAATATTACAAAAATATCAAAGTAGTTTCTGTGCAAACAGAGGTAGATAGCGGATTTGAGGGGAGAGATAAAGTTGTTTTAATAGAGGCAAAAAAATACTCAAACAAAAAATATCATCATACGACAACTTTATTATCCGCTAAGACAATGGAGTATTCATACTCAAAAACAAGTAACAACGTTATTTTTGAAAAGCGTGGTGGTGAATTTTTGATTTGGGAATTTGAGTTTAAGGATATAAATAATTACAACAGCATTTGCCTTAAAGCAAGTGCAAAGTATAGGATTACGCACACAAAGTAA
- a CDS encoding DNA adenine methylase, with product MQHSFENAESKPFVKWAGGKRALIDTIMPFIPKHFKCYFEPFVGGGALFFALHNQGLCASKIYLNDKNKELINAYQAIQDNPEKLLVELEILQNTHNKETFYHIRNLDRQKNFANFNPFFRAARFIYLNKTCFNGLCRYNAKGEFNTPMGSYKNPKIYDKDLIMNAHNALKNVSIMHIDFEMAIKNAKKGDFVYFDPPYYPLSQTSSFVSYTDNFLKEEQFRLYNVFRELDSKGIKVLQSNSNAEFIRELYKDFEIIEIQAKRVINCKGDKRGEITELLIRGNYE from the coding sequence TTGCAACACTCATTTGAAAATGCAGAATCTAAGCCTTTTGTAAAATGGGCGGGTGGAAAAAGGGCGTTGATAGATACGATAATGCCTTTTATCCCAAAGCATTTCAAGTGCTATTTTGAACCATTTGTGGGTGGCGGGGCTTTGTTTTTTGCTTTGCATAATCAAGGATTATGCGCATCTAAAATTTATTTGAATGACAAAAATAAAGAGCTTATCAACGCCTATCAAGCAATCCAAGATAATCCTGAAAAACTTTTAGTAGAGCTAGAAATTTTACAAAATACGCATAATAAAGAAACTTTTTATCACATTCGCAATCTTGATAGACAAAAAAACTTTGCCAATTTCAATCCCTTTTTTCGCGCTGCAAGGTTTATTTATCTTAATAAAACTTGTTTTAACGGATTATGTCGCTACAACGCTAAGGGCGAGTTTAACACACCTATGGGAAGTTATAAAAATCCTAAGATTTATGATAAAGATTTGATTATGAATGCGCATAATGCCTTAAAAAATGTGAGCATTATGCATATTGATTTTGAAATGGCTATCAAAAACGCTAAAAAGGGAGATTTTGTATATTTTGACCCGCCTTATTATCCACTTAGCCAAACCTCTAGCTTTGTAAGCTATACGGATAATTTTTTAAAAGAAGAACAATTCAGGCTTTATAATGTTTTTAGGGAGCTAGATTCTAAAGGCATAAAAGTTTTACAAAGCAATTCTAATGCAGAATTTATAAGAGAACTTTATAAGGATTTTGAAATTATAGAAATTCAAGCAAAAAGAGTGATTAATTGTAAGGGCGATAAGAGAGGGGAAATTACTGAACTTTTGATTAGGGGAAATTATGAGTAA
- a CDS encoding DNA adenine methylase, producing the protein MNIRFYKSPLRYPGGKSRAIKILKDYFPQSFSEYREPFFGGGSVGIYLAQNLLHQKQIQFFANDLNKDVYCFWSILKTQNQALINAIQNIKKYYKNGRELYENILSRRNENLDDFQRAVDFFVLNRITFSGVVDCGGYSQKAFEFRFTQSSIDRLKNMDIILQNFIFSNESYENLLQKEGKDVFMFLDPPYYSATKSRLYGKKGDLHTSFNHQKLCDNLKNTKHNFLLTYDDSNFIRELYKGFCVKEWTLQYGMNNYKQEKANIGKELLIANFEIENNMKYFYFNYSNNTISINRVVQAQANPGKLEWE; encoded by the coding sequence ATGAATATTAGATTCTATAAATCACCACTTCGTTATCCGGGTGGTAAAAGTAGAGCGATTAAGATTTTAAAAGATTATTTTCCGCAAAGCTTTAGTGAGTATAGAGAGCCATTTTTTGGCGGTGGAAGTGTGGGGATTTATCTTGCTCAAAATCTTTTACATCAAAAACAAATTCAATTTTTCGCAAATGATTTAAATAAAGATGTGTATTGTTTTTGGAGCATCCTAAAAACACAAAATCAAGCTTTGATTAATGCAATTCAAAACATTAAAAAATATTATAAAAATGGCAGAGAACTTTATGAGAATATCTTAAGTCGCAGGAATGAAAATTTAGATGATTTTCAAAGGGCTGTGGATTTTTTCGTGCTTAATCGCATTACTTTTAGTGGAGTGGTTGATTGTGGAGGATATTCGCAAAAAGCTTTTGAATTTCGCTTTACACAAAGCTCCATTGATAGGCTTAAAAATATGGATATAATCTTGCAAAACTTTATTTTTAGCAATGAGAGCTATGAGAATCTCTTGCAAAAAGAGGGCAAAGATGTCTTTATGTTCTTAGATCCACCCTATTATTCTGCTACAAAATCAAGACTCTATGGTAAAAAAGGCGATTTGCATACGAGTTTTAATCATCAAAAACTTTGTGATAATCTTAAAAATACAAAGCATAATTTTTTGCTAACTTATGATGATAGTAATTTTATACGAGAGCTTTATAAGGGTTTTTGCGTGAAAGAATGGACTTTGCAATATGGAATGAATAATTACAAGCAGGAAAAAGCAAATATTGGCAAGGAACTTTTAATCGCTAATTTTGAAATAGAAAACAATATGAAATATTTTTATTTTAACTATTCAAACAACACAATTAGTATTAACCGCGTGGTGCAGGCACAAGCAAACCCCGGTAAATTAGAGTGGGAATAG
- a CDS encoding Eco57I restriction-modification methylase domain-containing protein: protein MTIQTHLNKIQTINQGSFYTPDSIVGIAYQMLLDSINNPQDYVLLDSSCGYGSFLQLEGFKQNIGTDIDEKALKQAKENFKNFTPKPLFIHTNALADVQRDKFRITESNKLIIIGNPPYNDKTSIVQNHLKNSNSAPVDSHLQARDIGISFLRSFDALRADYICVLHPLSYLIKESNFKALKDFSKHYRLIDSMIISSAIFCPKSMGYFPIIIALYERDNQGMDYDFILNFTFHTLEGNSFKLNDFDFIAKYIDKYPNKKRVDSQVKVAMFYTLRDINALRRSKTFITKENSNTIYVSKEKYSLYCYIDVFKMMIAHTPYYLGNCDILIDFKEFKALESAFIKASESKTISPEITEYFRKLLGKHYED, encoded by the coding sequence ATGACAATCCAAACACATTTAAACAAAATCCAAACAATTAATCAAGGCAGTTTTTACACGCCTGATTCTATCGTGGGCATTGCTTATCAAATGCTTTTAGATTCTATTAACAATCCACAAGATTATGTTTTGCTTGATAGTTCTTGCGGATATGGAAGCTTTTTGCAATTAGAAGGATTTAAGCAAAATATCGGCACAGATATTGATGAAAAAGCTTTAAAACAAGCAAAGGAGAATTTTAAGAACTTTACGCCCAAACCTCTATTTATCCATACTAACGCACTCGCTGATGTCCAAAGAGACAAATTTAGGATTACAGAATCTAACAAGCTCATAATCATAGGCAATCCTCCTTATAATGATAAAACTTCTATCGTGCAAAATCACCTTAAAAATAGTAATTCTGCCCCTGTGGATTCTCATCTTCAAGCACGTGATATTGGCATTAGCTTTTTGCGTTCTTTTGATGCATTAAGGGCGGATTATATTTGTGTGCTTCACCCACTTTCCTATCTCATTAAAGAAAGCAATTTTAAGGCATTGAAAGATTTTAGCAAACACTATCGCTTGATAGATTCTATGATTATTAGCTCTGCTATTTTCTGTCCTAAATCTATGGGATATTTTCCTATTATCATTGCTTTGTATGAAAGAGACAATCAGGGAATGGATTATGATTTTATTTTAAATTTTACTTTTCATACCTTAGAGGGCAATTCTTTTAAGCTTAATGATTTTGATTTTATAGCAAAATATATTGATAAATATCCTAATAAAAAACGTGTAGATTCTCAAGTAAAAGTAGCGATGTTTTACACTTTGCGTGATATTAACGCCCTGCGTCGCTCAAAAACTTTCATAACAAAAGAAAATAGCAATACAATTTATGTGAGCAAAGAAAAATATAGTTTATATTGTTACATTGATGTGTTTAAAATGATGATTGCCCATACTCCTTATTATTTGGGGAATTGTGATATTTTGATAGATTTTAAGGAATTTAAAGCCTTAGAATCTGCGTTTATCAAAGCAAGTGAGAGTAAGACTATAAGCCCAGAAATTACAGAGTATTTTAGAAAATTATTAGGAAAGCATTATGAGGATTGA
- a CDS encoding R.Pab1 family restriction endonuclease, protein MRIERLENNKIFIELPLTTQSGKIRVKMRNSFYEYGIPTPTRQIPFSQKHYIEWQIGYDVDKNDKEKLALSTLQETHFIGANGKNKALYELSEYLYYFYQWKIITQQEISNLYEFLSNVKSDEFLDSRSDLSILRSHPASKNILDMNFYYCEVKYPLLMHKFGNFDILLEIIIKEKQRAIGVQPMLYVCFPITELEAKENMPLLLGRIAESKECATLILDSKDKNFLLETFKIFGILSKNHNYDVLEILGLIQNG, encoded by the coding sequence ATGAGGATTGAAAGATTAGAAAATAATAAAATTTTTATAGAACTCCCACTCACAACGCAAAGTGGCAAGATTAGAGTAAAGATGAGAAATAGCTTTTATGAATATGGAATCCCAACTCCAACAAGGCAAATTCCATTCTCTCAAAAGCATTATATTGAATGGCAAATCGGCTATGATGTGGATAAAAACGATAAAGAAAAACTTGCTTTAAGCACCTTACAAGAGACACATTTTATAGGGGCAAATGGCAAAAATAAGGCACTTTATGAGTTAAGTGAGTATTTATATTATTTTTACCAATGGAAGATAATCACGCAACAAGAAATTAGCAATTTATATGAGTTTTTAAGCAATGTTAAGAGTGATGAATTTTTAGATTCTCGCTCTGATTTATCGATTTTACGAAGCCACCCTGCAAGTAAAAATATTTTAGATATGAATTTTTACTATTGCGAAGTAAAATACCCGCTTTTAATGCATAAATTTGGTAATTTTGATATTTTGCTTGAAATTATAATCAAAGAAAAACAAAGGGCAATAGGTGTGCAACCTATGCTTTATGTATGCTTCCCAATTACAGAGCTAGAGGCAAAAGAAAATATGCCATTACTTTTAGGCAGAATAGCAGAATCTAAAGAATGCGCTACTCTTATTTTAGATTCTAAAGATAAGAACTTTTTGCTAGAAACTTTTAAGATTTTTGGAATCTTAAGTAAGAATCACAATTATGATGTATTAGAAATTTTAGGGCTTATTCAAAATGGATAG
- a CDS encoding DNA-methyltransferase codes for MKNLPMNEILQGDCLELLKKIPSNSIDCVFADPPFNLKKKYNSHKDKLLESEYLQWCEKWINECVRVLKNDGFIFLHNIPKWLVYYANFLNDKAMFRHWISWEAMTAPMGKTLQPAHYGILFYSKGEVKSRFKEVRYPHKRDRKGILVKDYGGKKGILHPFGPLCSDVWTDIHRIRHTKNRDNHPCQLPIHLLERIILMSSEEGDTILDPFLGTGTTAIAAKRLGRNFIGFEKDEQYCEIAQDKIDSEYFVSQIGEFYVSFHLNEIVTLRECDWEGLKKYFEIPQNIKHIDIQKIKLKNTGKERINLFDNILMLEA; via the coding sequence ATGAAAAACTTACCTATGAATGAAATTTTACAAGGTGATTGTTTAGAATTATTAAAAAAAATTCCAAGTAATAGTATAGACTGCGTTTTTGCCGACCCACCTTTTAATCTTAAAAAAAAATACAATTCCCATAAAGATAAACTCTTAGAATCTGAATATCTGCAATGGTGTGAAAAATGGATAAACGAATGTGTAAGAGTACTCAAAAATGATGGCTTTATTTTTTTGCACAATATTCCAAAATGGCTTGTCTATTATGCAAATTTTCTCAATGATAAAGCTATGTTTAGGCATTGGATAAGTTGGGAGGCAATGACCGCTCCGATGGGAAAAACCTTGCAACCCGCACATTATGGAATATTATTTTATTCAAAAGGTGAGGTGAAAAGTAGATTTAAAGAAGTTCGCTATCCACACAAGAGAGACAGGAAGGGCATTTTAGTTAAAGACTATGGAGGGAAAAAGGGTATTTTGCATCCTTTTGGACCTCTTTGTTCTGATGTATGGACAGATATTCATCGCATAAGACACACTAAAAATAGAGATAACCACCCCTGCCAACTTCCTATTCATTTGCTAGAGAGGATTATTTTGATGAGCAGTGAAGAGGGGGATACAATTTTAGATCCATTTTTAGGGACAGGAACAACAGCAATTGCCGCAAAACGACTCGGGAGAAATTTTATAGGTTTTGAGAAAGATGAGCAGTATTGTGAAATTGCACAAGACAAAATAGATTCTGAATATTTTGTGTCTCAAATAGGAGAATTTTATGTGAGCTTTCATTTAAATGAAATTGTTACATTGAGAGAATGTGATTGGGAGGGACTCAAAAAATACTTTGAGATTCCACAAAACATAAAACATATTGATATACAAAAAATAAAACTAAAAAATACAGGCAAAGAAAGGATAAATCTTTTTGATAATATCTTAATGTTAGAAGCTTGA
- a CDS encoding Eco57I restriction-modification methylase domain-containing protein: MNLNVETLGQVFTPSYIVSDMLSLIQSTKILQNPRFLEPSCGNGAFFENLPKNKVGIEIDSSVVCDKAVLQEDFFGYPVNEKFDCIIGNPPYVRYQDIATSTKTLLKPYSRLFDSRSNLYLFFIYKCILHLKEGGELIFITPRDFLKSTSSVRLNEFLFSQGSITHFIDLGDKKIFDNAQPNCAIWRFEKDNFTRKTQCLREFSCVNGQLLFTKKAYTIPFKDLFFVKVGAVSGADSIFTNEEVGNVEFVNSTTAKSGKTRKMIYGIYGKNCAYLQDFKGQLLRRRIKKFNEENWWEWGRDYYKSEKSRIYVNTKTRNKKPFFIHECKAYDGSVLAVFPKFKVDSVILGILCERLNNVDWEELGFVCDGRFLFSQRSLENAVLDSSFLEFANNRIINEVEGINRVVYDITSKPPGTIEWE, translated from the coding sequence ATGAATCTTAATGTAGAAACTTTAGGGCAGGTTTTTACCCCAAGCTATATTGTAAGTGATATGCTAAGCCTCATTCAAAGCACAAAGATTCTACAAAATCCGCGATTTTTAGAGCCAAGCTGTGGCAATGGGGCGTTTTTTGAAAATCTACCTAAAAATAAAGTGGGTATTGAAATAGATTCTAGTGTAGTTTGTGATAAGGCGGTTTTGCAAGAAGATTTTTTTGGCTATCCTGTGAATGAAAAATTTGATTGCATTATTGGGAATCCGCCTTATGTGCGTTATCAAGATATTGCTACATCTACAAAGACACTTCTTAAACCTTATTCTAGGCTTTTTGATTCTCGCTCAAATCTTTATCTTTTTTTCATCTACAAATGTATTTTGCACTTAAAAGAGGGAGGAGAGTTGATTTTTATTACCCCACGAGATTTTTTGAAATCAACCTCAAGTGTGCGTTTAAATGAGTTTTTATTTTCTCAAGGTAGTATCACGCATTTTATTGATTTGGGTGATAAAAAGATTTTTGACAATGCCCAGCCAAATTGTGCGATTTGGAGGTTTGAAAAGGATAATTTTACTCGCAAGACGCAGTGTTTAAGAGAGTTTTCCTGTGTAAATGGACAGCTACTTTTCACTAAAAAAGCCTACACGATTCCTTTTAAAGATTTATTTTTTGTCAAAGTTGGAGCAGTAAGTGGTGCAGATTCTATCTTTACAAATGAAGAGGTTGGTAATGTGGAATTTGTAAATTCTACTACTGCTAAAAGTGGCAAAACGAGAAAAATGATTTATGGAATCTATGGTAAAAATTGTGCGTATTTACAAGATTTTAAAGGGCAGCTTTTAAGGCGGAGGATTAAAAAATTCAATGAGGAAAATTGGTGGGAATGGGGAAGGGATTATTATAAAAGTGAAAAATCACGCATTTATGTCAATACTAAAACGCGCAATAAAAAGCCATTTTTTATTCACGAATGCAAGGCTTATGATGGTTCAGTCCTAGCAGTTTTTCCAAAATTTAAGGTGGATTCTGTGATATTGGGAATATTATGTGAGAGGCTCAATAATGTTGATTGGGAGGAGCTTGGATTTGTATGCGATGGAAGATTTTTGTTTTCACAACGAAGCCTAGAAAATGCAGTGCTAGATTCTAGTTTTTTAGAATTTGCAAACAATAGAATCATCAATGAAGTAGAGGGCATTAACCGCGTGGTGTATGACATCACTTCTAAGCCACCGGGCACAATTGAGTGGGAGTAG
- a CDS encoding DNA-methyltransferase — translation MDRDKINRIKHIVQIGNGFFSYENTTLLFDSVLHKKLLSPQSLDLIITSPPYNVGIEYNSSADSNDYKHYLAFTQKWLRNCYFWAKDGARFCLNIPLDKNKGGQQSVGADITTLAKKVGWKYHSTIIWNEGNISRRTAWGSWLSASAPYVIAPVELILVLYKGEWKKKHKGQSDISKEEFMAWTNGLWSFNGESKKRIGHPAPFPRELPKRCIKLFSFVGDVVCDPFSGSGTTMIEAYLNKRKFIGIELDKEYCELSKNRFLETIKKEKGLFDA, via the coding sequence ATGGATAGAGATAAGATAAATCGTATTAAGCATATAGTGCAAATAGGTAATGGTTTTTTTAGCTATGAAAATACTACATTATTGTTTGATTCTGTGTTGCATAAAAAGTTGCTAAGCCCTCAAAGTCTTGATTTAATTATCACTTCACCACCCTATAATGTAGGCATAGAGTATAACTCTAGTGCGGATTCCAATGATTATAAACACTATCTTGCATTCACGCAAAAATGGCTTAGAAATTGTTATTTTTGGGCAAAAGATGGCGCAAGATTCTGTCTTAATATCCCGCTTGATAAAAACAAAGGTGGGCAGCAAAGCGTGGGAGCAGACATCACAACTCTTGCTAAAAAAGTAGGCTGGAAATATCACAGCACAATAATTTGGAATGAGGGTAATATCTCAAGGCGCACTGCGTGGGGGAGTTGGCTTAGTGCTTCTGCTCCTTATGTTATCGCACCTGTTGAGTTAATCCTCGTGCTTTATAAAGGCGAGTGGAAGAAAAAACACAAAGGACAAAGCGATATAAGTAAAGAGGAGTTTATGGCTTGGACTAATGGCTTATGGAGTTTTAATGGAGAATCTAAAAAGCGCATAGGACACCCCGCACCCTTTCCTAGAGAGTTACCTAAGCGATGTATCAAACTTTTTTCCTTTGTAGGAGATGTAGTTTGCGACCCTTTTAGCGGGAGTGGAACAACAATGATAGAAGCATATTTGAATAAACGCAAGTTTATAGGCATAGAGCTGGATAAAGAGTATTGCGAACTCTCAAAAAATCGCTTTTTAGAGACAATCAAAAAAGAGAAAGGATTGTTTGATGCGTGA
- a CDS encoding DpnII family type II restriction endonuclease, translating into MSKKYNIVIEKNSFYFSNSQFEESYEANTINLIKTLLLNLQNQILNQGCKEEVFVNFIQTNEFGLEALLVLNGIANENLKRIITIARIVKDNDLSMLLNMQHWNTHNTETDLKEWGDKKIKNLIKNNENFAKGLINLFFQGSSNPFLAKTLPLFELNKLNLQKVNFDKNAMIDTLIRYRQKGSYSGAMQNNPESTIKEILSRLSIYYDSGDLPLLGLNENLSKRTMDFIIPNKQNPQIIIESSFLSTTSSGQGDKAKTEITVGMLIKKHYPNAKFYGFIDGIGWYVRKQDLRRMVEAYDEVFTFRCDELQRFELMLKNIFKV; encoded by the coding sequence ATGAGTAAGAAATATAATATTGTGATTGAGAAAAACTCTTTTTATTTTTCAAATTCACAATTTGAAGAAAGCTATGAGGCAAACACAATTAACCTTATAAAGACTTTACTATTGAATTTGCAAAATCAAATCTTAAATCAAGGCTGTAAAGAAGAGGTTTTTGTCAATTTTATACAAACAAATGAATTTGGATTAGAAGCTTTACTCGTGCTTAATGGTATTGCTAATGAAAACCTCAAAAGAATTATTACGATTGCACGAATCGTAAAAGATAATGATTTGTCAATGCTTCTTAATATGCAACATTGGAATACACATAATACTGAGACAGATTTAAAAGAATGGGGTGATAAAAAAATAAAAAATCTCATTAAAAATAATGAAAATTTTGCAAAAGGACTCATTAATCTCTTTTTTCAAGGCTCATCTAACCCCTTTTTGGCTAAAACATTACCTTTATTTGAACTCAATAAATTAAATTTACAAAAAGTTAATTTTGATAAAAATGCAATGATTGACACACTTATTCGCTATCGCCAAAAAGGGAGTTATTCAGGTGCTATGCAGAATAATCCAGAATCCACGATTAAAGAAATTCTCTCTCGTTTATCTATTTATTATGATAGTGGAGACTTGCCACTTTTAGGTTTAAATGAAAACCTTAGCAAACGCACTATGGATTTTATTATTCCGAATAAACAAAATCCGCAAATTATTATAGAATCCTCTTTTTTAAGCACAACAAGTTCTGGGCAAGGCGATAAGGCAAAAACAGAGATTACAGTAGGAATGTTGATTAAAAAGCATTATCCAAATGCTAAGTTTTATGGATTTATTGATGGGATTGGCTGGTATGTTCGCAAACAAGATTTAAGGCGTATGGTTGAGGCTTATGATGAAGTTTTTACTTTTCGTTGTGATGAATTACAACGATTTGAATTAATGCTTAAAAATATTTTTAAGGTGTAA
- a CDS encoding restriction endonuclease, whose product MSENKTTLPNLLNDIVVFLKKQNLQLSTQSRDGRINSAFNEDEIFRLLESKFVINHPNMRDWVDFSFYENNVFYPVNIKVSTTKTTDNLNCKLGIYYALTGKIPPFNNGVSWEIYFKTLSENLEPNGKDYYFLIINKDNPSDVFATSLKSLESILPNGNNLPFQAKWDNNRKLINRDFESAKAFLLGTFEESLKLRADAYLHFRRYFYES is encoded by the coding sequence ATGAGTGAAAACAAAACCACATTGCCAAATCTATTAAATGACATAGTAGTTTTTCTTAAAAAACAAAACTTACAACTAAGCACTCAAAGTCGTGATGGGCGGATAAATTCAGCTTTTAACGAAGATGAAATTTTTAGACTTTTAGAATCAAAATTTGTAATAAATCACCCAAATATGCGTGATTGGGTAGATTTTAGTTTTTATGAAAATAATGTATTTTATCCTGTAAATATTAAAGTTAGCACGACAAAAACAACTGATAATCTCAACTGCAAACTAGGAATCTATTATGCCTTAACAGGTAAAATTCCACCTTTTAATAATGGTGTAAGCTGGGAAATATATTTCAAAACTTTAAGTGAGAATCTAGAACCAAATGGCAAGGATTATTATTTTTTAATTATAAACAAAGATAATCCTAGTGATGTGTTTGCTACTTCGTTAAAAAGTTTAGAATCTATCTTGCCAAATGGCAACAATCTCCCCTTTCAAGCTAAATGGGACAATAATCGCAAACTGATAAATAGAGATTTTGAAAGTGCAAAAGCTTTTTTACTTGGAACTTTTGAGGAATCTTTAAAACTTAGAGCTGATGCTTATTTGCATTTTAGGAGATATTTTTATGAATCTTAA